A window from Musa acuminata AAA Group cultivar baxijiao chromosome BXJ3-10, Cavendish_Baxijiao_AAA, whole genome shotgun sequence encodes these proteins:
- the LOC104000951 gene encoding phosphoinositide phosphatase SAC8 isoform X1, with product MEGEGEEPGGHGGGGAGGPPLRALCCRELSLLEFPDRYVIRSVDPDGPDHAFSIGRSDGLVEPLFEDLSSLTPSRVSTIYGVLGIIRLIAGTYVLLITSRKEVGTHLNSSVFHVTSMRFLSCNGALKHSTSQEKRDEAYFMSLLRTIESTPGLYYSYERDLTLNLQRTCKLTEERMHKPLWKQADPRFIWNHSLMEELIENKLDAFTIPAIQGSFQSVQFTLKDSPARITLISRRCNRRLGTRMWRRGANLEGSTANFIETEQILEFEGYKSSFLQIRGSIPLLWEQIVDLSYKPRLNIINHDETPKVVERHFRDVMQRYGETIAIDLTDKEGDEGRLSDAFAAEMEKLPYCRYVPFDFHHTCAKGNFDNLQLLYDQIKENVESQGYLLINTDGEILIEQNGILRVNCVDCLDRTNVTQSYMARKSLNLQLQQMGAFSSSECISMYSDIYEKFKILWAEHGDEISLEYAGTHALKGDLVRYGRQTVSGMIKDGISALTRYYLNNFQDGIRQDALDLISGRYTISRSGPSPFQLNGFESLSYLPVASALIVGGLTMTTFTLNQVGRSTQHFISSVLWAGLTAGVVALVKANGKQFCSRPRLCGLL from the exons ATGGAGGGCGAAGGGGAGGAGCCGGGCGGCCATGgcggaggaggagcaggagggCCACCCCTGCGAGCCTTGTGTTGCCGGGAGCTCAGCCTCCTGGAGTTCCCCGACCGGTACGTGATCCGATCCGTCGATCCCGACGGCCCAGACCACGCCTTCTCCATCGGCCGCTCTGATGGCCTTGTCGAGCCTCTCTTTG AAGATCTTAGTTCTTTAACTCCTTCTAGAGTCTCAACAATTTATGGAGTGCTTGGGATTATCAGGTTGATTGCAG GAACATATGTGCTACTTATTACCTCTCGGAAGGAAGTTGGTACTCATCTCAATTCCTCCGTATTCCATGTTACATCAATGAGATTTTTGTCCTGCAATGGGGCTTTAAAGCATTCAACTTCTCAAGAA aaaagagaTGAGGCTTACTTTATGTCTCTTCTGAGAACCATAGAATCGACCCCTGGTTTATATTATTCATATGAAAGGGACTTAACACTCAA CTTACAGAGGACATGCAAGTTGACCGAAGAAAGGATGCACAAGCCACTGTGGAAACAG GCTGACCCACGCTTTATATGGAATCACAGTTTGATGGAGGAGCTTATTGAGAATAAG CTTGATGCCTTTACCATTCCTGCGATACAAGGAA GCTTTCAGTCTGTGCAATTCACCCTTAAAGATTCACCTGCCAGAATCACATTGATCtcaagaaggtgcaaccgtcgtcTAG GAACTAGAATGTGGAGAAGAGGAGCAAATCTGGAAGGATCCACTGCTAATTTTATTGAGACTGAACAAATTCTAGAGTTTGAAGGTTATAAGTCATCGTTTTTACAG ATTCGGGGTTCTATTCCACTTCTGTGGGAGCAAATTGTTGACTTAAGCTACAAACCACGGCTCAATATTATTAATCATGATGAAACG CCAAAGGTTGTTGAGCGCCACTTTCGTGATGTGATGCAAAGGTATGGGGAGACGATTGCTATTGACTTGACTGATAAA GAAGGCGATGAAGGTCGGCTCAGTGATGCATTTGCTGCTGAGATGGAAAAACTTCCGTATTGTAG ATATGTGCCTTTTGATTTTCATCATACATGTGCCAAAGGGAATTTTGATAACTTGCAACTTCTTTATGATCAAATCAAAGAAAATGTGGAAAGCCAAGG ATATCTTTTGATCAATACTGATGGGGAAATACTAATAGAGCAGAATGGAATTCTCAGGGTTAATTGTGTTGATTGCCTGGATCGGACAAATGTTACCCAG AGTTACATGGCTAGGAAATCATTGAATTTACAACTGCAGCAAATGGGGGCATTTTCATCAAGTGAATGTATATCCATGTATAGTGACATCTATGAAAAGTTCAAGATAT TATGGGCTGAGCATGGAGATGAGATAAGCTTGGAATATGCTGGAACTCATGCCCTGAAAGGGGACCTAGTACG ATATGGAAGACAGACTGTAAGTGGAATGATAAAGGATGGAATCAGTGCTCTCACACGATATTACTTGAATAACTTTCAAGATGGCATTCGACAA GATGCATTAGATCTCATTAGCGGTCGTTATACCATCAGCCGAAGTGGTCCCTCTCCTTTCCAGCTTAATGGGTTTGAATCATTATCA TATCTTCCAGTCGCCTCGGCTCTCATCGTGGGAGGTCTCACAATGACAACGTTCACACTAAATCAAG TGGGGCGCAGCACACAACATTTTATTTCTTCTGTACTCTGGGCTGGGTTGACGGCCGGAGTAGTGGCTCTTGTTAAAGCCAATGGGAAGCAGTTCTGCTCCAGGCCACGCTTGTGTGGCCTATTGTAa
- the LOC104000951 gene encoding phosphoinositide phosphatase SAC8 isoform X4 yields the protein MEGEGEEPGGHGGGGAGGPPLRALCCRELSLLEFPDRYVIRSVDPDGPDHAFSIGRSDGLVEPLFEDLSSLTPSRVSTIYGVLGIIRLIAGTYVLLITSRKEVGTHLNSSVFHVTSMRFLSCNGALKHSTSQEKRDEAYFMSLLRTIESTPGLYYSYERDLTLNLQRTCKLTEERMHKPLWKQADPRFIWNHSLMEELIENKLDAFTIPAIQGSFQSVQFTLKDSPARITLISRRCNRRLGTRMWRRGANLEGSTANFIETEQILEFEGYKSSFLQIRGSIPLLWEQIVDLSYKPRLNIINHDETPKVVERHFRDVMQRYGETIAIDLTDKEGDEGRLSDAFAAEMEKLPYCRYVPFDFHHTCAKGNFDNLQLLYDQIKENVESQGYLLINTDGEILIEQNGILRVNCVDCLDRTNVTQSYMARKSLNLQLQQMGAFSSSECISMYSDIYEKFKILWAEHGDEISLEYAGTHALKGDLVRYGRQTVSGMIKDGISALTRYYLNNFQDGIRQDALDLISGRYTISRSGPSPFQLNGFESLSYLPVASALIVGGLTMTTFTLNQAHNILFLLYSGLG from the exons ATGGAGGGCGAAGGGGAGGAGCCGGGCGGCCATGgcggaggaggagcaggagggCCACCCCTGCGAGCCTTGTGTTGCCGGGAGCTCAGCCTCCTGGAGTTCCCCGACCGGTACGTGATCCGATCCGTCGATCCCGACGGCCCAGACCACGCCTTCTCCATCGGCCGCTCTGATGGCCTTGTCGAGCCTCTCTTTG AAGATCTTAGTTCTTTAACTCCTTCTAGAGTCTCAACAATTTATGGAGTGCTTGGGATTATCAGGTTGATTGCAG GAACATATGTGCTACTTATTACCTCTCGGAAGGAAGTTGGTACTCATCTCAATTCCTCCGTATTCCATGTTACATCAATGAGATTTTTGTCCTGCAATGGGGCTTTAAAGCATTCAACTTCTCAAGAA aaaagagaTGAGGCTTACTTTATGTCTCTTCTGAGAACCATAGAATCGACCCCTGGTTTATATTATTCATATGAAAGGGACTTAACACTCAA CTTACAGAGGACATGCAAGTTGACCGAAGAAAGGATGCACAAGCCACTGTGGAAACAG GCTGACCCACGCTTTATATGGAATCACAGTTTGATGGAGGAGCTTATTGAGAATAAG CTTGATGCCTTTACCATTCCTGCGATACAAGGAA GCTTTCAGTCTGTGCAATTCACCCTTAAAGATTCACCTGCCAGAATCACATTGATCtcaagaaggtgcaaccgtcgtcTAG GAACTAGAATGTGGAGAAGAGGAGCAAATCTGGAAGGATCCACTGCTAATTTTATTGAGACTGAACAAATTCTAGAGTTTGAAGGTTATAAGTCATCGTTTTTACAG ATTCGGGGTTCTATTCCACTTCTGTGGGAGCAAATTGTTGACTTAAGCTACAAACCACGGCTCAATATTATTAATCATGATGAAACG CCAAAGGTTGTTGAGCGCCACTTTCGTGATGTGATGCAAAGGTATGGGGAGACGATTGCTATTGACTTGACTGATAAA GAAGGCGATGAAGGTCGGCTCAGTGATGCATTTGCTGCTGAGATGGAAAAACTTCCGTATTGTAG ATATGTGCCTTTTGATTTTCATCATACATGTGCCAAAGGGAATTTTGATAACTTGCAACTTCTTTATGATCAAATCAAAGAAAATGTGGAAAGCCAAGG ATATCTTTTGATCAATACTGATGGGGAAATACTAATAGAGCAGAATGGAATTCTCAGGGTTAATTGTGTTGATTGCCTGGATCGGACAAATGTTACCCAG AGTTACATGGCTAGGAAATCATTGAATTTACAACTGCAGCAAATGGGGGCATTTTCATCAAGTGAATGTATATCCATGTATAGTGACATCTATGAAAAGTTCAAGATAT TATGGGCTGAGCATGGAGATGAGATAAGCTTGGAATATGCTGGAACTCATGCCCTGAAAGGGGACCTAGTACG ATATGGAAGACAGACTGTAAGTGGAATGATAAAGGATGGAATCAGTGCTCTCACACGATATTACTTGAATAACTTTCAAGATGGCATTCGACAA GATGCATTAGATCTCATTAGCGGTCGTTATACCATCAGCCGAAGTGGTCCCTCTCCTTTCCAGCTTAATGGGTTTGAATCATTATCA TATCTTCCAGTCGCCTCGGCTCTCATCGTGGGAGGTCTCACAATGACAACGTTCACACTAAATCAAG CACACAACATTTTATTTCTTCTGTACTCTGGGCTGGGTTGA
- the LOC104000951 gene encoding phosphoinositide phosphatase SAC8 isoform X7, producing MEGEGEEPGGHGGGGAGGPPLRALCCRELSLLEFPDRYVIRSVDPDGPDHAFSIGRSDGLVEPLFEDLSSLTPSRVSTIYGVLGIIRLIAGTYVLLITSRKEVGTHLNSSVFHVTSMRFLSCNGALKHSTSQEKRDEAYFMSLLRTIESTPGLYYSYERDLTLNLQRTCKLTEERMHKPLWKQADPRFIWNHSLMEELIENKLDAFTIPAIQGSFQSVQFTLKDSPARITLISRRCNRRLGTRMWRRGANLEGSTANFIETEQILEFEGYKSSFLQIRGSIPLLWEQIVDLSYKPRLNIINHDETPKVVERHFRDVMQRYGETIAIDLTDKEGDEGRLSDAFAAEMEKLPYCRVNCVDCLDRTNVTQSYMARKSLNLQLQQMGAFSSSECISMYSDIYEKFKILWAEHGDEISLEYAGTHALKGDLVRYGRQTVSGMIKDGISALTRYYLNNFQDGIRQDALDLISGRYTISRSGPSPFQLNGFESLSYLPVASALIVGGLTMTTFTLNQVGRSTQHFISSVLWAGLTAGVVALVKANGKQFCSRPRLCGLL from the exons ATGGAGGGCGAAGGGGAGGAGCCGGGCGGCCATGgcggaggaggagcaggagggCCACCCCTGCGAGCCTTGTGTTGCCGGGAGCTCAGCCTCCTGGAGTTCCCCGACCGGTACGTGATCCGATCCGTCGATCCCGACGGCCCAGACCACGCCTTCTCCATCGGCCGCTCTGATGGCCTTGTCGAGCCTCTCTTTG AAGATCTTAGTTCTTTAACTCCTTCTAGAGTCTCAACAATTTATGGAGTGCTTGGGATTATCAGGTTGATTGCAG GAACATATGTGCTACTTATTACCTCTCGGAAGGAAGTTGGTACTCATCTCAATTCCTCCGTATTCCATGTTACATCAATGAGATTTTTGTCCTGCAATGGGGCTTTAAAGCATTCAACTTCTCAAGAA aaaagagaTGAGGCTTACTTTATGTCTCTTCTGAGAACCATAGAATCGACCCCTGGTTTATATTATTCATATGAAAGGGACTTAACACTCAA CTTACAGAGGACATGCAAGTTGACCGAAGAAAGGATGCACAAGCCACTGTGGAAACAG GCTGACCCACGCTTTATATGGAATCACAGTTTGATGGAGGAGCTTATTGAGAATAAG CTTGATGCCTTTACCATTCCTGCGATACAAGGAA GCTTTCAGTCTGTGCAATTCACCCTTAAAGATTCACCTGCCAGAATCACATTGATCtcaagaaggtgcaaccgtcgtcTAG GAACTAGAATGTGGAGAAGAGGAGCAAATCTGGAAGGATCCACTGCTAATTTTATTGAGACTGAACAAATTCTAGAGTTTGAAGGTTATAAGTCATCGTTTTTACAG ATTCGGGGTTCTATTCCACTTCTGTGGGAGCAAATTGTTGACTTAAGCTACAAACCACGGCTCAATATTATTAATCATGATGAAACG CCAAAGGTTGTTGAGCGCCACTTTCGTGATGTGATGCAAAGGTATGGGGAGACGATTGCTATTGACTTGACTGATAAA GAAGGCGATGAAGGTCGGCTCAGTGATGCATTTGCTGCTGAGATGGAAAAACTTCCGTATTGTAG GGTTAATTGTGTTGATTGCCTGGATCGGACAAATGTTACCCAG AGTTACATGGCTAGGAAATCATTGAATTTACAACTGCAGCAAATGGGGGCATTTTCATCAAGTGAATGTATATCCATGTATAGTGACATCTATGAAAAGTTCAAGATAT TATGGGCTGAGCATGGAGATGAGATAAGCTTGGAATATGCTGGAACTCATGCCCTGAAAGGGGACCTAGTACG ATATGGAAGACAGACTGTAAGTGGAATGATAAAGGATGGAATCAGTGCTCTCACACGATATTACTTGAATAACTTTCAAGATGGCATTCGACAA GATGCATTAGATCTCATTAGCGGTCGTTATACCATCAGCCGAAGTGGTCCCTCTCCTTTCCAGCTTAATGGGTTTGAATCATTATCA TATCTTCCAGTCGCCTCGGCTCTCATCGTGGGAGGTCTCACAATGACAACGTTCACACTAAATCAAG TGGGGCGCAGCACACAACATTTTATTTCTTCTGTACTCTGGGCTGGGTTGACGGCCGGAGTAGTGGCTCTTGTTAAAGCCAATGGGAAGCAGTTCTGCTCCAGGCCACGCTTGTGTGGCCTATTGTAa
- the LOC104000951 gene encoding phosphoinositide phosphatase SAC8 isoform X3, which produces MEGEGEEPGGHGGGGAGGPPLRALCCRELSLLEFPDRYVIRSVDPDGPDHAFSIGRSDGLVEPLFEDLSSLTPSRVSTIYGVLGIIRLIAGTYVLLITSRKEVGTHLNSSVFHVTSMRFLSCNGALKHSTSQEKRDEAYFMSLLRTIESTPGLYYSYERDLTLNLQRTCKLTEERMHKPLWKQADPRFIWNHSLMEELIENKLDAFTIPAIQGSFQSVQFTLKDSPARITLISRRCNRRLGTRMWRRGANLEGSTANFIETEQILEFEGYKSSFLQIRGSIPLLWEQIVDLSYKPRLNIINHDETPKVVERHFRDVMQRYGETIAIDLTDKEGDEGRLSDAFAAEMEKLPYCRYVPFDFHHTCAKGNFDNLQLLYDQIKENVESQGVNCVDCLDRTNVTQSYMARKSLNLQLQQMGAFSSSECISMYSDIYEKFKILWAEHGDEISLEYAGTHALKGDLVRYGRQTVSGMIKDGISALTRYYLNNFQDGIRQDALDLISGRYTISRSGPSPFQLNGFESLSYLPVASALIVGGLTMTTFTLNQVGRSTQHFISSVLWAGLTAGVVALVKANGKQFCSRPRLCGLL; this is translated from the exons ATGGAGGGCGAAGGGGAGGAGCCGGGCGGCCATGgcggaggaggagcaggagggCCACCCCTGCGAGCCTTGTGTTGCCGGGAGCTCAGCCTCCTGGAGTTCCCCGACCGGTACGTGATCCGATCCGTCGATCCCGACGGCCCAGACCACGCCTTCTCCATCGGCCGCTCTGATGGCCTTGTCGAGCCTCTCTTTG AAGATCTTAGTTCTTTAACTCCTTCTAGAGTCTCAACAATTTATGGAGTGCTTGGGATTATCAGGTTGATTGCAG GAACATATGTGCTACTTATTACCTCTCGGAAGGAAGTTGGTACTCATCTCAATTCCTCCGTATTCCATGTTACATCAATGAGATTTTTGTCCTGCAATGGGGCTTTAAAGCATTCAACTTCTCAAGAA aaaagagaTGAGGCTTACTTTATGTCTCTTCTGAGAACCATAGAATCGACCCCTGGTTTATATTATTCATATGAAAGGGACTTAACACTCAA CTTACAGAGGACATGCAAGTTGACCGAAGAAAGGATGCACAAGCCACTGTGGAAACAG GCTGACCCACGCTTTATATGGAATCACAGTTTGATGGAGGAGCTTATTGAGAATAAG CTTGATGCCTTTACCATTCCTGCGATACAAGGAA GCTTTCAGTCTGTGCAATTCACCCTTAAAGATTCACCTGCCAGAATCACATTGATCtcaagaaggtgcaaccgtcgtcTAG GAACTAGAATGTGGAGAAGAGGAGCAAATCTGGAAGGATCCACTGCTAATTTTATTGAGACTGAACAAATTCTAGAGTTTGAAGGTTATAAGTCATCGTTTTTACAG ATTCGGGGTTCTATTCCACTTCTGTGGGAGCAAATTGTTGACTTAAGCTACAAACCACGGCTCAATATTATTAATCATGATGAAACG CCAAAGGTTGTTGAGCGCCACTTTCGTGATGTGATGCAAAGGTATGGGGAGACGATTGCTATTGACTTGACTGATAAA GAAGGCGATGAAGGTCGGCTCAGTGATGCATTTGCTGCTGAGATGGAAAAACTTCCGTATTGTAG ATATGTGCCTTTTGATTTTCATCATACATGTGCCAAAGGGAATTTTGATAACTTGCAACTTCTTTATGATCAAATCAAAGAAAATGTGGAAAGCCAAGG GGTTAATTGTGTTGATTGCCTGGATCGGACAAATGTTACCCAG AGTTACATGGCTAGGAAATCATTGAATTTACAACTGCAGCAAATGGGGGCATTTTCATCAAGTGAATGTATATCCATGTATAGTGACATCTATGAAAAGTTCAAGATAT TATGGGCTGAGCATGGAGATGAGATAAGCTTGGAATATGCTGGAACTCATGCCCTGAAAGGGGACCTAGTACG ATATGGAAGACAGACTGTAAGTGGAATGATAAAGGATGGAATCAGTGCTCTCACACGATATTACTTGAATAACTTTCAAGATGGCATTCGACAA GATGCATTAGATCTCATTAGCGGTCGTTATACCATCAGCCGAAGTGGTCCCTCTCCTTTCCAGCTTAATGGGTTTGAATCATTATCA TATCTTCCAGTCGCCTCGGCTCTCATCGTGGGAGGTCTCACAATGACAACGTTCACACTAAATCAAG TGGGGCGCAGCACACAACATTTTATTTCTTCTGTACTCTGGGCTGGGTTGACGGCCGGAGTAGTGGCTCTTGTTAAAGCCAATGGGAAGCAGTTCTGCTCCAGGCCACGCTTGTGTGGCCTATTGTAa
- the LOC104000951 gene encoding phosphoinositide phosphatase SAC8 isoform X5, whose protein sequence is MEGEGEEPGGHGGGGAGGPPLRALCCRELSLLEFPDRYVIRSVDPDGPDHAFSIGRSDGLVEPLFEDLSSLTPSRVSTIYGVLGIIRLIAGTYVLLITSRKEVGTHLNSSVFHVTSMRFLSCNGALKHSTSQEKRDEAYFMSLLRTIESTPGLYYSYERDLTLNLQRTCKLTEERMHKPLWKQADPRFIWNHSLMEELIENKLDAFTIPAIQGSFQSVQFTLKDSPARITLISRRCNRRLGTRMWRRGANLEGSTANFIETEQILEFEGYKSSFLQIRGSIPLLWEQIVDLSYKPRLNIINHDETPKVVERHFRDVMQRYGETIAIDLTDKEGDEGRLSDAFAAEMEKLPYCRYLLINTDGEILIEQNGILRVNCVDCLDRTNVTQSYMARKSLNLQLQQMGAFSSSECISMYSDIYEKFKILWAEHGDEISLEYAGTHALKGDLVRYGRQTVSGMIKDGISALTRYYLNNFQDGIRQDALDLISGRYTISRSGPSPFQLNGFESLSYLPVASALIVGGLTMTTFTLNQVGRSTQHFISSVLWAGLTAGVVALVKANGKQFCSRPRLCGLL, encoded by the exons ATGGAGGGCGAAGGGGAGGAGCCGGGCGGCCATGgcggaggaggagcaggagggCCACCCCTGCGAGCCTTGTGTTGCCGGGAGCTCAGCCTCCTGGAGTTCCCCGACCGGTACGTGATCCGATCCGTCGATCCCGACGGCCCAGACCACGCCTTCTCCATCGGCCGCTCTGATGGCCTTGTCGAGCCTCTCTTTG AAGATCTTAGTTCTTTAACTCCTTCTAGAGTCTCAACAATTTATGGAGTGCTTGGGATTATCAGGTTGATTGCAG GAACATATGTGCTACTTATTACCTCTCGGAAGGAAGTTGGTACTCATCTCAATTCCTCCGTATTCCATGTTACATCAATGAGATTTTTGTCCTGCAATGGGGCTTTAAAGCATTCAACTTCTCAAGAA aaaagagaTGAGGCTTACTTTATGTCTCTTCTGAGAACCATAGAATCGACCCCTGGTTTATATTATTCATATGAAAGGGACTTAACACTCAA CTTACAGAGGACATGCAAGTTGACCGAAGAAAGGATGCACAAGCCACTGTGGAAACAG GCTGACCCACGCTTTATATGGAATCACAGTTTGATGGAGGAGCTTATTGAGAATAAG CTTGATGCCTTTACCATTCCTGCGATACAAGGAA GCTTTCAGTCTGTGCAATTCACCCTTAAAGATTCACCTGCCAGAATCACATTGATCtcaagaaggtgcaaccgtcgtcTAG GAACTAGAATGTGGAGAAGAGGAGCAAATCTGGAAGGATCCACTGCTAATTTTATTGAGACTGAACAAATTCTAGAGTTTGAAGGTTATAAGTCATCGTTTTTACAG ATTCGGGGTTCTATTCCACTTCTGTGGGAGCAAATTGTTGACTTAAGCTACAAACCACGGCTCAATATTATTAATCATGATGAAACG CCAAAGGTTGTTGAGCGCCACTTTCGTGATGTGATGCAAAGGTATGGGGAGACGATTGCTATTGACTTGACTGATAAA GAAGGCGATGAAGGTCGGCTCAGTGATGCATTTGCTGCTGAGATGGAAAAACTTCCGTATTGTAG ATATCTTTTGATCAATACTGATGGGGAAATACTAATAGAGCAGAATGGAATTCTCAGGGTTAATTGTGTTGATTGCCTGGATCGGACAAATGTTACCCAG AGTTACATGGCTAGGAAATCATTGAATTTACAACTGCAGCAAATGGGGGCATTTTCATCAAGTGAATGTATATCCATGTATAGTGACATCTATGAAAAGTTCAAGATAT TATGGGCTGAGCATGGAGATGAGATAAGCTTGGAATATGCTGGAACTCATGCCCTGAAAGGGGACCTAGTACG ATATGGAAGACAGACTGTAAGTGGAATGATAAAGGATGGAATCAGTGCTCTCACACGATATTACTTGAATAACTTTCAAGATGGCATTCGACAA GATGCATTAGATCTCATTAGCGGTCGTTATACCATCAGCCGAAGTGGTCCCTCTCCTTTCCAGCTTAATGGGTTTGAATCATTATCA TATCTTCCAGTCGCCTCGGCTCTCATCGTGGGAGGTCTCACAATGACAACGTTCACACTAAATCAAG TGGGGCGCAGCACACAACATTTTATTTCTTCTGTACTCTGGGCTGGGTTGACGGCCGGAGTAGTGGCTCTTGTTAAAGCCAATGGGAAGCAGTTCTGCTCCAGGCCACGCTTGTGTGGCCTATTGTAa
- the LOC104000951 gene encoding phosphoinositide phosphatase SAC8 isoform X2, which produces MEGEGEEPGGHGGGGAGGPPLRALCCRELSLLEFPDRYVIRSVDPDGPDHAFSIGRSDGLVEPLFEDLSSLTPSRVSTIYGVLGIIRLIAGTYVLLITSRKEVGTHLNSSVFHVTSMRFLSCNGALKHSTSQEKRDEAYFMSLLRTIESTPGLYYSYERDLTLNLQRTCKLTEERMHKPLWKQADPRFIWNHSLMEELIENKLDAFTIPAIQGSFQSVQFTLKDSPARITLISRRCNRRLGTRMWRRGANLEGSTANFIETEQILEFEGYKSSFLQIRGSIPLLWEQIVDLSYKPRLNIINHDETVVERHFRDVMQRYGETIAIDLTDKEGDEGRLSDAFAAEMEKLPYCRYVPFDFHHTCAKGNFDNLQLLYDQIKENVESQGYLLINTDGEILIEQNGILRVNCVDCLDRTNVTQSYMARKSLNLQLQQMGAFSSSECISMYSDIYEKFKILWAEHGDEISLEYAGTHALKGDLVRYGRQTVSGMIKDGISALTRYYLNNFQDGIRQDALDLISGRYTISRSGPSPFQLNGFESLSYLPVASALIVGGLTMTTFTLNQVGRSTQHFISSVLWAGLTAGVVALVKANGKQFCSRPRLCGLL; this is translated from the exons ATGGAGGGCGAAGGGGAGGAGCCGGGCGGCCATGgcggaggaggagcaggagggCCACCCCTGCGAGCCTTGTGTTGCCGGGAGCTCAGCCTCCTGGAGTTCCCCGACCGGTACGTGATCCGATCCGTCGATCCCGACGGCCCAGACCACGCCTTCTCCATCGGCCGCTCTGATGGCCTTGTCGAGCCTCTCTTTG AAGATCTTAGTTCTTTAACTCCTTCTAGAGTCTCAACAATTTATGGAGTGCTTGGGATTATCAGGTTGATTGCAG GAACATATGTGCTACTTATTACCTCTCGGAAGGAAGTTGGTACTCATCTCAATTCCTCCGTATTCCATGTTACATCAATGAGATTTTTGTCCTGCAATGGGGCTTTAAAGCATTCAACTTCTCAAGAA aaaagagaTGAGGCTTACTTTATGTCTCTTCTGAGAACCATAGAATCGACCCCTGGTTTATATTATTCATATGAAAGGGACTTAACACTCAA CTTACAGAGGACATGCAAGTTGACCGAAGAAAGGATGCACAAGCCACTGTGGAAACAG GCTGACCCACGCTTTATATGGAATCACAGTTTGATGGAGGAGCTTATTGAGAATAAG CTTGATGCCTTTACCATTCCTGCGATACAAGGAA GCTTTCAGTCTGTGCAATTCACCCTTAAAGATTCACCTGCCAGAATCACATTGATCtcaagaaggtgcaaccgtcgtcTAG GAACTAGAATGTGGAGAAGAGGAGCAAATCTGGAAGGATCCACTGCTAATTTTATTGAGACTGAACAAATTCTAGAGTTTGAAGGTTATAAGTCATCGTTTTTACAG ATTCGGGGTTCTATTCCACTTCTGTGGGAGCAAATTGTTGACTTAAGCTACAAACCACGGCTCAATATTATTAATCATGATGAAACG GTTGTTGAGCGCCACTTTCGTGATGTGATGCAAAGGTATGGGGAGACGATTGCTATTGACTTGACTGATAAA GAAGGCGATGAAGGTCGGCTCAGTGATGCATTTGCTGCTGAGATGGAAAAACTTCCGTATTGTAG ATATGTGCCTTTTGATTTTCATCATACATGTGCCAAAGGGAATTTTGATAACTTGCAACTTCTTTATGATCAAATCAAAGAAAATGTGGAAAGCCAAGG ATATCTTTTGATCAATACTGATGGGGAAATACTAATAGAGCAGAATGGAATTCTCAGGGTTAATTGTGTTGATTGCCTGGATCGGACAAATGTTACCCAG AGTTACATGGCTAGGAAATCATTGAATTTACAACTGCAGCAAATGGGGGCATTTTCATCAAGTGAATGTATATCCATGTATAGTGACATCTATGAAAAGTTCAAGATAT TATGGGCTGAGCATGGAGATGAGATAAGCTTGGAATATGCTGGAACTCATGCCCTGAAAGGGGACCTAGTACG ATATGGAAGACAGACTGTAAGTGGAATGATAAAGGATGGAATCAGTGCTCTCACACGATATTACTTGAATAACTTTCAAGATGGCATTCGACAA GATGCATTAGATCTCATTAGCGGTCGTTATACCATCAGCCGAAGTGGTCCCTCTCCTTTCCAGCTTAATGGGTTTGAATCATTATCA TATCTTCCAGTCGCCTCGGCTCTCATCGTGGGAGGTCTCACAATGACAACGTTCACACTAAATCAAG TGGGGCGCAGCACACAACATTTTATTTCTTCTGTACTCTGGGCTGGGTTGACGGCCGGAGTAGTGGCTCTTGTTAAAGCCAATGGGAAGCAGTTCTGCTCCAGGCCACGCTTGTGTGGCCTATTGTAa